In Vespa velutina chromosome 1, iVesVel2.1, whole genome shotgun sequence, the genomic stretch AGCTACTACAGAGGTTGTTGTAGCTATTGCTGGAATAATCTTTCCAGCTATAAGCTTACTTTTATGCCTATCTGCAGGTGCAATTTTGTAATTAGTAGCACGTAAATTTGATGCTGCCACAATGAAGTCTATATGGAAATTAGAATCATCATCTTTTTCAAATTCCTGAGGATATAGTAATAACCCATTGAGTTCTTCAACTTTTGGCAGTTCTTCTTGTAATTGACTTAGCCTTTCATGATCAATATTTCCACTGCCATTGGATACTTGAACTTGAGAATCTGTTTCTGCTATTTTGACACCTGACTTTGGAGTAAACTCTGGTACTTGTACGGTAGAAACAATTTTAGCAATCTCTTCGCGATCCCGATTAGTTTTAATTCCATAGACTTTCGCCTTTAGATTAGCAGCAGCAATGATATAATCCATATGTAAAGTATTGTTTACATCAAAGATCAAAGGATCAGGGCAACGTTTTGGTCCAGACCAAAACAATTGTCCGCTCGATGTTACTTGATCCGGGGGAAAGTTAAAAAGTAATTGTCTGATTTGATTACTATATTGCTCCTGCCAGTGACAACGAGCCCATGCAATGCAATCCGCAAATGTTTTAGGTCTTTCATCTATCAATGCAGTTTTAACAGATTCTAGTACTTCTAATGGTTGTGTACCAGGCAGTTTTAAAGTTCTTTCTACAAACTGAGAATCGGAAATATATTGAGCAGCATTTTCAGCGGCTTGTCTGAATAAACCTTCAAAATAATCTCTAGCCCATTGTAAAGTATGTTCTATTGCATTAGGGAAATTCTTTAAAGTACAAATTGGTATACTCTTTTCTGGCGGATCTTGTGAGGAACTATACGATTCGGTTAAAAATGGGACAACCACTTGAGTATTACCCTTTGTACCTAATGTACCAGATTCCAATAGAGATTTACGATAATAGACACATCGACGATCCATATAAATGCGTGCATTAACATTATCCAAAGCATTAGCAACTCCATCAAGATCCTCAAAGAATTCATCATTGTATATCTTTTCTGTTTCGGCACAAACTCTATTTTCATGGGCAATTACTCTCACGTCAGGATTCATTCCTGTGATAACTCTTGCTGCTGTAGACGATTTTGATCTTTGCACATCGGATGGTCTGAACAAAAATTGTCTATTCAAATTCGATTTTTCAATCAAGTCCATATCTGTTACGGTAACATAACCCTTTTCTGATCCAACTCCTATCATAGCAAAATTCTTCAAAAGCTCACAACCAATGGCACCTGCTCcaacaacaaaatattttagattacCAATCTTCGATTGGAATGGTCTTCCAAAAACAGCTATTTGTCGATCGTAACGGGTACCAAGGGGACtgcaatctttttctttaggtTGATCTTTAGGTAGACATTCGATGGCATCAAAGTATAACCATTGATATATAGGATGAAACTTTCCAGTGCAAGCTTTCATTACTTCTTGAGCTACAATTCCGCCTATTGTAGCATTCATAGGATTCAAATCACCGGAAGAGATTTTAGCAAATGTTGTCATTAAATCGTTATTGATCTCAATATCATcttcagtttcttttttaatattttcaactaTTCCAATAAATGCGTCAGCATCTTCCTGATTCCATGGTCTAGGCATTCTTCCCTCATTCTCACGATAACGATCTAAAGCTTTAAACGCTAAATGCAATTGTTTAGGATAATCGAATTTTCCATAATCAGTTATTAAGAATTCTGGTTTCTTCAAAGCTTCATCAAGCGATAGAAAATGCAATGATTTTGGTATTTTAACTTGCGTTACAATTCCGCCTCTAATATATTCTGAATACGTTGATGTATCACCAATGCTAAAGGTGTACGGACCAagtacttttatctttttaggTTCACAACCATTAAGCTCTGTCATGCCTTGAATTTCTGAGAAGGTTACGTAATCACCATCTTCCATACCATGACGTGTATCATCTAAGCAAGTAATGACTCCTTCTGAATCCTTTGAAATACTAGCGATCATAGCACTCACAGGCGGTTCACCATTGGTGTCTACAACAGTGAATGAATTACCAAAATCACAGAATACCTGAGAAAAGAGACCACGAGTATCTGCTATAATAAGCGCTATATCGTTCTCATGAGTTATTTGAGAAATGCGTAATTGTCCGGAAAGAGGTGTTTCCGAAAGAACGACGACCctaaatttcttaataaatgaTTCCGTTAATGGTCCTGAATAGTACGAAGTGGGGACATAATTGTTAAGCTCTGAAAGACGATGACAACAGGCAGCGGCACGATTTTtacctaaaaaaaagaaacaaacaaacaaacaaacaaacaaacgaacaaacaaacgaatcaaaaaaaagaatcagaattttattatcagacgaatcatttaaatctttccgttaaaattaaaataatcacaTAAGTCCATGGagttcaatgatttttttcttttcttttttcattttttttttttcgttctttttttttttctttttatttttttttttttaaataattattcgacaATAATAAACGACGTTAATATTTACCTATGTCTTCCTCGGTGAGATAAAATTGTGAACCAAGATCTGAAAGTTGACATACGGCATCGTCGTGTAACGTGACAGATTTGACACCGCCAAGGATGACATTTTTTGCGACCTCTACACCAAGACCACCTAATCCAGAAATCAGGACGTCGGATGTTGCCATACGACGCATTGCATCGTGCCCAAGAACATAAAGCTGCCTGGAATATAGACTCTCGTCGATTTCGGCGGGAGCCCGGGATGTCGAGCCGTTTTTCGCCATGTCTGCGATCGTCGCGGAGTCGTCGGCACCTCCCGTTGTGGCAGCAACGCGTCGCTTCTTGGCTGGGGGGTCAACGGAACTCTCCACCACCTCAGCACTAGACATCGGACTTCACGGATCGCCGTATTATGTCCGTCGATTCGTTCTTCTTATCAACCCGGCCGACTTAGCAGCAccactatttcttttctttttttctttttgtttctttttttttttttcttttttaacttcttttctcttttcaatcaCCAAATTTCGGGGCTTACAAACGCGCGCACTACCACCACACCAGCAGCAGACGCACGATCACTCTACACAAGCGCCCCCTTTGCCTCTTACCTTTCTTCCGTTTCactcctttcttcctctttcctttctctctctctctctctctctctctctctctctctctctttctctcccccccacTCCTTCTCACTctatcactatctctctctgtctctctctctctctctgtgtctatctctttttgtcttcttctttcttctttctccttctttatatctctattatttttatttcttttttttccacgcaCGTATTTATTCCTCCTTTTATCATTTACTCAAGGACAATACAATTATTCacattcactttctttttcttcctttctttcttttttcttttcttttcttttcttttttttttttttttttgctttttttccccctttagAAAAAACTACGACCCAAAGTctgtatttaataatgttaCCGTTACCTTTTCTATATTCCGACGATCCCAACTCATCGACAATCGACAGTCTTACACTTTTTGTCGTAGGAAAAATACGTTGACTTGTTTtacaatgattaaaaattttcttgaacTTTCATTCGCCAATATTACGTACGACGTACACCCAACCAATCTTGCCACATTGATGCGTCGTCCCTCTTGAAAGACGAATTTTGTTGCCAGCCGGACGGTCGGTAAAGTAGCTTATTTTTCGTGTGTTCGTAAATCTCGTAAGTCAAACGACGTGGaacttatatatatctcttttctgCTTCGAGTTTTACAAAAGgatatagaaaatgattaaacGAGGTAAGCCGTTATTATtcattactttcattttttttcgatacgaTCGATGTTATAGGTTCCTCTCACGAATAACTCGTATATTTCTTCGCATGCTCATtacaaagataattatatatatatatatatatatctttccctTTATCGATTTAGTCAAATGAAGTTGGAAACAAAGGATCTCTTAGTAAAAATGAGGTTGAACGACTGAATCGATTTGTTACTTTTAACCGGAAGTGATTTCATACTCGTCCAATTTTTCACTAAAATATCTACGGCTCGATTCACAGTTTCCTTTATCCGCTATCGtcacttttcattttctatcgatttctATGCCATTTCTTTGTCCAActttacgatcgatttttatcgcGGATGTATCAATTGaatgcatataaaaatatatatatatatatgtctgtattaacatatggtatatatgtatatgtactgTATCATCgcaaaatcattttcttttataggaATCAATAGTATCAAGTATGACATATCATATTCCAAGAAAGACATTACTATTTGTCAGGATGAACGTTTATACGATTCTCCGCGCCATCTGTGGAGCTTACGGAGAAACAAAATTGCTGAACATACGAGAAGGCgcgaaaatattcaaaaaagaatatttgaaataacgtTCTGACAAAGTATCTTAAACATTTCTATAACATTCGCATGGATATTctcgataaaagatatttatattaaaaaggtaagtaattaaattaattaatcattttttccattatctttcatattgattcgttattattaatttttattatttatttcatattctgAACGATAAGTCATTTGAGATTTcacgatatttaattttgtttaatcatGAATGTCATTCGAATAATAGATTGAAAGTCGTATGAGTTTATAAGAAAAACAGTTTTACgaagataattacgaaagaACGAGACGATAAAAGTGCGTAGATCATTCTTCGTCCTTGTATGGTTTACAAGACTCGATGAGTTTCAAACTTgcaagagtatatatatatatatatgtatatatatggcgTCCATTTACTTCCACAGCAAGTCCATATATGGATAACGGTTTTAAAACCACCCAAAGACATTCCTTATTTTACTTACtttcgtatacatatatttatatatgtatacaatatattctgGTTGATACGTGTTAATAGGTCAATCTTCCTTTAATGATTCTCACATAGTATAAAACAACATACAGTgtcatagattttttttttgattaaatctGTGGTAaaatgtagaaataaaaaaattcaaagaaaagaaaagaaatgttaaatgtataaaacTTCCTTTAAGAATTAATTGTTTGTATTTCAATTGTCTCAAAAGTAGAGAGACCAGGATAtggattattaaaatagataagatATACACACTCTTTCATGAAtacaaatcattattttctttcacatacaagaagtatttatttaattaatacatacaaTTGTTCTCCAATACGTTAAttcattttgaatatataatatatatataataataatataataatataataatataataattttatatatatatatatatatatatatatatatatatatatatataaaagaaaaaagagagaaggaaaggaaacaaaaaagaaaagcgaggGTTCAACGGGAATTATTTTGCAGCTCCTATCATCGTCAATGGAGTCATACGATACGCAACGATCTACGTAAGTGAACGAAGAGTCATCGACGGTATCGCAACGATATTTCTCACCACCAGGATATTCTCGAACAACTATTCTATACCCTCCATCTACAATCCTACCTTATGTttctacaaatataatatacatatataatatatatatatatgtacttacgaaGGAATATACGTTTAAACGATTAGAttatgtgaaagagaaagagataattgAAAAGGTATATATGAGTGGtaagagtgaaagaaatataaaaaagggaCATGAGGGGGGGGGAATGGTGATGCTGGTGGAGAaaagaggtggaggtggaggtgggggtggaggagcaggaggaggaggtggtagaggaggagagggagaattagaggaagaggagattcacgcgtgtatatatagaacAGCCCCTCACCCCTCAGTGAGGGCCGAGGATGATGCCGAAGGCGAGGGACCGCGAACTATTCTTGGAGAACCTTAGAACGCGCGGAGTAACTACCTTCGATGTCTTCTCTCTCCCGATTCGGCGCCAGTAAACGTCAGTAAACCGCTGTAAGCCACCGCGAAAACAGTAACGCTCGAAACGTACGAACGGAGAAGATACTttagttacttacttacttacttacttacttacatacttacttacatacttacttaattacttgcttgcttatttgcttacttatttacttagtTAATTAGTTAGttaattacttatttacttacttatgtacttatttattctctGAGAATACGTCGGAGAACGATTGTTATATTtgtgtacgtaaatatatacatatatatatatatatataaatatataaatatatatgtggatTAGTAATCGCGCGTGTGCACTCGTGTGTTTATGTGTTTATGTGCGTGCACGtttaagatttatttcttcattcaactgagagagagagagagagagagagagagagagagagagagagattctcaggcacaaacatatacataattgTATCATTAagattataacattttattaagtGCGTTTAATTAAGTTAAGTGACGTGCGAACATTATAtcgttcctctctttctttctgtcaaagttttctgtatctctctctctctctctctctctctctctttttagacTGTGAAATTTAAATACGATTCCCGCGAAAATATTCTCACGTATTTTTTGACGATAGTATCTTCAAGTATGTTAATCGTAATCATTGAG encodes the following:
- the LOC124950351 gene encoding ubiquitin-like modifier-activating enzyme 1, whose protein sequence is MSSAEVVESSVDPPAKKRRVAATTGGADDSATIADMAKNGSTSRAPAEIDESLYSRQLYVLGHDAMRRMATSDVLISGLGGLGVEVAKNVILGGVKSVTLHDDAVCQLSDLGSQFYLTEEDIGKNRAAACCHRLSELNNYVPTSYYSGPLTESFIKKFRVVVLSETPLSGQLRISQITHENDIALIIADTRGLFSQVFCDFGNSFTVVDTNGEPPVSAMIASISKDSEGVITCLDDTRHGMEDGDYVTFSEIQGMTELNGCEPKKIKVLGPYTFSIGDTSTYSEYIRGGIVTQVKIPKSLHFLSLDEALKKPEFLITDYGKFDYPKQLHLAFKALDRYRENEGRMPRPWNQEDADAFIGIVENIKKETEDDIEINNDLMTTFAKISSGDLNPMNATIGGIVAQEVMKACTGKFHPIYQWLYFDAIECLPKDQPKEKDCSPLGTRYDRQIAVFGRPFQSKIGNLKYFVVGAGAIGCELLKNFAMIGVGSEKGYVTVTDMDLIEKSNLNRQFLFRPSDVQRSKSSTAARVITGMNPDVRVIAHENRVCAETEKIYNDEFFEDLDGVANALDNVNARIYMDRRCVYYRKSLLESGTLGTKGNTQVVVPFLTESYSSSQDPPEKSIPICTLKNFPNAIEHTLQWARDYFEGLFRQAAENAAQYISDSQFVERTLKLPGTQPLEVLESVKTALIDERPKTFADCIAWARCHWQEQYSNQIRQLLFNFPPDQVTSSGQLFWSGPKRCPDPLIFDVNNTLHMDYIIAAANLKAKVYGIKTNRDREEIAKIVSTVQVPEFTPKSGVKIAETDSQVQVSNGSGNIDHERLSQLQEELPKVEELNGLLLYPQEFEKDDDSNFHIDFIVAASNLRATNYKIAPADRHKSKLIAGKIIPAIATTTSVVAGLVCLELYKLTRGVRDLSVYKNGFVNLALPFFGFSEPISAPKLKYYDTEWTLWDRFEVRGELTLKEFLNYFKKHHNLEVTMLSQGVCMLYSFFMPKPKCEERMGLLMSEVVKKVSKKKLEPHVRALVFELCCNDAEGNDVEVPYVRYTLA